Proteins encoded together in one Impatiens glandulifera chromosome 1, dImpGla2.1, whole genome shotgun sequence window:
- the LOC124919211 gene encoding Fanconi anemia group D2 protein homolog, with the protein MVLLNRRLPSRKRPSSTFVPPLATPPKILKTDVSIDDGVAASPAVSPPARPSSEQTDTLTPVEKMASILADAGCTLINPAGPPCLPSDLHNFRARLHRNFSSDSSLRNDFLSAFSTYLSSPNNFRRVLSFSNRDGSYSGRNDSLVRVLLLVPCIQLDLQVMLLEKLPEYFDDDDTSSSVSPSMPRLILNQFRWLDFLVDSEAFSEKLLQILSVCPVYLKKELIGSLPEIIGNQSNKLVVSSLDQMLQDDSSIILPVLDSFSNLNLDDQLQDQAITIALSCIRTIDSTYLPCLLRFLFLSATSANARRVITQVREHLKLVGLSTGPTQNNKLKGMLPVDNVEASILDTLRSSLRFKSIICSEILKELGSLKKARDHKVIDIWLLMLIYMNGESFRKNVEKMFKKKIAEGCIVATMFDQCIYGKKEFVQEYFPAFLSLSEFLLACKEEKMRDFGIHIYTLLFKEFVDTYSRQEVLSALVSHVGSGIVFEVSSALDSLFKLASLYPDQLIPLASHINGIFDYLEAFTVDNLHKVYEIFTLLAHFERCSKTNSFRSSIADELLMIVRKQVSSTDLKYKKMGIIGTLRIIACFGEANNRAWLLSQNVDHGEALELLKVCLNSCQQLSSPLILLYDELISLLNQKTLNPSSIEWITKHAAEFESTFLLDLEKGQLPNKDLYCCLEGELWMNLDGDISPICLNILPMVSSSQQSSVLLQVLPAKFLLLSTIERLMNQGNLSGIDAVLGCPLHLPSSKIICESSWNNLSGKQKQVICLSLYYAINWIRELLNAFCTQVGKFNAISQTMKVEIISKLMKRLRNLVVLEGLLNNCLKLHPMSLPELSPHMENSAASCLTQPSFLDLEKRTEHMKNDEVSSTMKKKKSKKVSKETTTDANMKVRQMTVVELLRKANKLTSQAENTRDSSGSAIDRPTDPPANQNNDSSKTVTVDISAVANLVEAQRYKFRPLDVGCFSILGFSMVQNQDSDCVDSAIELPLHLYLLRELHYRLDAYYPPNKQLLSKCLTSSPSLRSLTRIDFLSNIRPLFPSLRTHLCSALDILTQGIESDEHFDTEVASFGIPNLTHRVVLKSAIAGSVFKEALNCFIKIINLPGILIERSMLSDLLGAFQPREIPCSFFSEMKAAPLPGSINYLYCGAYYFLEELLESGICKSFMLASEVLFTLESLLISARNFLHKLEEENDKRLQKGLSMDFLPKLDNRLSTSASKILKHGVNSDSLDNSNDNGWKSKGERVGKILHIYLVNSDSTSDLLEELACYVLPQVPTGRASKGNDAEVFPALSSATFLVWYRVLQEENLVVLKKLIKEVTLIGKPSSAGQPEDAEVLLKNLEKSVNVVVSLVNLCRIHEKITVHAVAIKYGGNFMDCFLKVFDFLQSQFQSHSVLIIKMVRELQKATRTLQTLCSEAKGLKQTAITRKIPVTKRSLESFLFHVKALLHTTTSGCTFWMGNLKHKDLMGQVVSSQVYLDCQDDGDCEDGVTAEEQPISVDSCD; encoded by the exons ATGGTTCTTCTCAACCGCCGACTTCCTTCTCGTAAGAGGCCCTCCAGCACCTTTGTCCCCCCACTAGCCACTCCTCCGAAAATCCTCAAAACCGACGTTTCCATTGACGACGGAGTTGCTGCATCTCCCGCCGTCTCGCCGCCTGCTCGGCCATCATCGGAGCAGACGGATACCCTAACTCCGGTCGAAAAGATGGCTTCCATACTGGCTGATGCTGGATGTACTCTTATTAATCCTGCCGGACCGCCATGCCTCCCATCCGACCTACACAATTTCCGCGCCCGTCTCCACCGTAACTTCTCCTCCGATTCTTCTCTTCGCAACGACTTCCTTTCGGCTTTCTCTACTTACCTCAGTTCTCCAAACAACTTCCGGCG GGTATTGTCCTTTTCAAATCGAGACGGGTCTTACTCAGGTAGAAATGATAGCCTTGTTCGAGTTTTGTTACTAGTTCCTTGTATCCAATTAGATCTTCAAGTTATGTTACTTGAGAAGCTACCAgagtattttgatgatgatgacaCCAGCAGCAGTGTCTCGCCATCAATGCCAAGGCTCATTCTAAACCAGTTCAGGTGGCTTGATTTTCTGGTTGACTCTGAGGCATTCTCCGAGAAATTACTTCAGATTCTTTCTGTATGCCCTGTTTATTTGAAGAAAGAGCTTATTGGCTCGCTGCCTGAGATTATTGGCAATCAGAGCAACAAACTGGTTGTAAGTTCACTTGACCAAATGCTTCAAGATGACTCCTCCATCATTCTGCCAGTGCTTGATTCTTTCTCAAACCTCAATTTGGATGACCAACTACAAGATCAG GCAATCACAATAGCATTATCGTGTATTAGAACCATCGATTCAACGTATCTCCCATGCCTTCTAAGGTTCTTGTTTCTTTCCGCAACATCTGCAAATGCTAGAAGAGTTATCACACAGGTCAGAGAACACTTAAAACTTGTTGGCTTATCCACTGGGCCTACACAGAACAATAAACTAAAGGGAATGCTACCTGTTGATAACGTGGAAGCTTCAATTCTTGATACCTTAAGATCGAGTCTTCGTTTCAAAAGT ATAATTTGTTCAGAAATACTGAAAGAATTGGGTTCCCTTAAAAAGGCCAGGGATCATAAGGTTATTGACATTTGGTTGCTTATGCTCATTTACATGAATGGGGAATCTTTTCGAAAGAATGTTGAGAAAATGTTTAAGAAGAAAATTGCAGAAGGCTGTATAGTGGCCACCATGTTTGACCAATGCATTTATGGGAAAAAGGAATTTGTACAG GAGTACTTCCCTGCATTTCTATCACTGTCCGAATTCCTCTTAGcctgcaaagaagagaagatgAGGGATTTTGGCATTCATATTTACACATTGCTGTTCAAGGAATTTGTTGACACTTATTCTAGACAAGAA GTTTTGAGTGCCCTAGTTAGCCATGTCGGCTCTGGCATTGTTTTTGAAGTGAGTTCTGCACTCGATTCCTTATTTAAGCTTGCTTCCCTGTATCCAGATCAGTTGATCCCACTTGCTTCTCATATCAATG GTATCTTTGATTACCTAGAGGCATTCACTGTTGATAATCTGCACAag GTTTATGAAATTTTTACTCTACTTGCACATTTTGAACGCTGCAGCAAAACCAATTCATTTAGATCTTCCATAGCAGACGAACTGTTGATGATTGTAAGAAAGCAG GTCAGTAGTACAGATTTAAAGTACAAAAAGATGGGTATTATTGGAACTTTGAGAATAATTGCCTGCTTTGGGGAAGCAAATAATAGAGCCTGGCTGTTATCTCAG AATGTTGACCACGGAGAAGCTCTAGAACTCCTGAAAGTATGCCTCAATTCTTGCCAGCAGTTATCCTCTCCATTGATCTTGCTTTATGATGAATTGATTTCTTTGTTAAATCAGAAAACTCTTAATCCCTCAAGCATAGAATG GATAACTAAACATGCTGCTGAATTTGAATCAACATTTTTGTTGGATCTCGAAAAAGGACAATTGCCTAATAAGGACTTGTATTGTTGTTTAGAAG GAGAACTCTGGATGAACTTGGATGGTGACATATCTCCCATTTGTTTGAACATTTTGCCAATGGTTTCTTCATCACAACA GTCTTCTGTATTACTACAAGTGCTCCCAGCCAAGTTTCTTCTACTCTCCACA ATTGAAAGATTGATGAATCAGGGAAATCTGAGTGGAATTGATGCAGTACTTGGTTGCCCTTTGCATCTTCCATCCTCTAAG ATCATCTGTGAGTCAAGCTGGAACAACTTGTCAGGGAAGCAGAAGCAAGTTATTTGTCTCTCTCTCTATTATGCAATTAATTGGATAAGGGAGCTG CTTAATGCTTTCTGCACACAAGTTGGGAAATTCAATGCTATAAGCCAAACTATGAAAGTGGAGATCATTTCCAAGCTAATGAAGCGCTTACGGAACCTTGT AGTTCTGGAGGGTCTTTTGAACAATTGCCTCAAACTGCATCCTATGTCTCTACCTGAACTCTCTCCTCATATGGAGAACTCTGCTGCTTCTTGTTTAACCCAGCCAAGCTTTTTGGATTTGGAAAAGAGGACTGAGCATATGAAGAATGACGAGGTTTCCTCcactatgaaaaagaagaaaagtaaaaaagtaTCTAAGGAAACTACTACAGACGCTAACATGAAAGTTAGACAAATGACTGTTGTTGAGTTATTAAGGAAAGCAAATAAGTTAACAAGCCAAGCTGAAAATACCCGTGATTCATCTGGCAGCGCTATTGACAGGCCAACTGACCCACCTGCAAATCAAAACAATGACTCCAGCAAAACTGTAACTGTAGATATCTCAGCAGTTGCTAATTTAGTTGAAGCACAGAGATACAAATTCAGGCCTCTTGATGTTGGATGTTTTTCGATCCTGGGTTTCTCAATG GTTCAGAATCAAGATTCTGATTGTGTTGATTCTGCAATTGAG CTACCCTTGCATCTGTACCTACTGCGAGAGCTTCACTACAGGTTGGATGCATATTATCCTCCAAACAAGCAACTATTGTCCAAATGCTTGACCAGTTCACCTAGTTTGAGGAGTTTGACCAGGATTGACTTCTTAAGCAATATTCGCCCCCTTTTTCCAAGCCTAAGGACACATCTGTGTTCTGCGCTAGATATTCTTACACAAG GTATTGAATCCGATGAGCATTTTGATACTGAGGTTGCTTCATTTGGCATCCCAAATTTAACCCACAGGGTTGTTCTGAAGTCAGCAATTGCTGGTTCAGTCTTCAAAGAAGCACTCAATTGTTTTATTAAG ATCATAAATTTACCTGGAATTCTTATAGAAAGATCAATGCTATCAGATCTTCTTGGGGCATTTCAGCCCAGGGAGATACCTTGTAGTTTTTTTTCTGAAATGAAAGCAGCCCCTTTACCTGGGAGTATCAACTACCTGTATTGTGGTGCTTATTATTTCCTAGAAGAGCTTCTAGAGTCAG GAATATGCAAGTCATTTATGCTGGCTTCAGAAGTGCTATTTACTCTTGAATCACTACTTATTTCTGCCAGGAATTTTCTTCATAAATTGGaggaagaaaatgataaaaggcTTCAGAAAGGCCTTTCCATGGATTTCCTTCCAAAGCTGGACAATAGACTCAGTACTTCTGcttcaaaaatattaaagcATGGCGTCAACAGTGACAGTTTAGACAATAGTAATGATAATGGATGGAAGAGCAAG GGAGAGAGAGTTGGCAAGATACTGCATATTTACCTGGTAAACAGTGACTCCACTTCTGACTTGCTGGAGGAGCTTGCTTGCTATGTATTACCTCAG GTTCCAACAGGCAGAGCAAGCAAAGGAAATGATGCTGAAGTGTTCCCAGCACTTAGTTCTGCTACGTTCCTTGTTTGGTATCGTGTATTG CAAGAAGAGAACCTAGTTGTTCTTAAAAAGCTG ATCAAGGAAGTCACTCTTATAGGCAAACCTAGTTCAGCTGGTCAGCCAGAAGATGCTGAAGTTCTTTTGAAAAACCTAGAGAAATCTGTAAATGTGGTAGTGTCTTTGGTTAATTTGTGCAGGATCCATGAGAAG ATAACTGTGCATGCTGTGGCCATCAAATATGGTGGAAATTTCATGGATTGCTTCCTCAAAG TTTTTGATTTCTTGCAGAGTCAATTCCAAAGTCACAGTGTTCTCATTATAAAAATG GTGAGAGAACTTCAGAAAGCAACAAGAACACTGCAAACTTTATGTTCTGAAGCAAAG GGTTTGAAGCAAACAGCCATCACTCGCAAAATTCCCGTAACAAAGAGATCTCTGGAAAGTTTTTTATTCCATGTTAAGGCTCTTCTCCACACTACAACAAGTGGCTGCACTTTTTGGATGG GCAATCTAAAGCACAAGGATTTGATGGGTCAAGTGGTGAGCTCTCAAGTATATTTAGACTGTCAAGATGATGGTGATTGTGAAGATGGAGTAACTGCGGAGGAACAACCAATATCTGTGGACAGTTGTGATTAA
- the LOC124935319 gene encoding myb-like protein X, which translates to MNVLIEDLVNDNIEDELVEKKNEDVLVQKEDKQKNEDGLVEKKNEKDNDGLVNDKENEDVVEDDDGLVEKKNEKDNYELVEEKKNEDVVENDKNEKDNDGPMEDKKNEDVVEDDVLNNENIEDELVEKKNEKDNDELVEEKKNGDVVEDDVLKNENIEKNEKDNNRLVEDKKNEDVVEDDVLNNKNIDNEKDNGGLVGEKKNEDVVEDDVLKNENIENEKDNGGLVGEKKNEDVVEDDVLKNENIEDWFVEKKNEKDNDGLVEEKKNEDVVEDDVPNNENIEKKNEDVVEDDVLNNENIEDVNEKVEDVNDKDNVVNEKKDDVFVHNLEKEDMQNKKKVVQKKVEEDVFVDKKEEKVQNKKVDVVVQKKDKQKVEEDVVELDDATHVQFKRKRLRSKVLLNPYTDPDWKKMRVELCTGTVGFKFFDTMLRTTRWLTDVEINVGCALQRKRAITYLKTYTKNFTIVDCHLAPLFTSQYA; encoded by the exons ATGAATGTGTTGATTGAGGATCTGGTGAAtgataatattgag gATGAACTTGTAGAAAAGAAGAATGAGGATGTGCTGGTGCAGAAAGAAGACAAACAGAAAAATGAG GATGGACTTGTGgagaaaaagaatgaaaaagacAATGATGGGCTTGTGAATGATAAGGAGAATGAAGATGTGGTGGAGGATGAT GATGGGCTTGTGGAAAAGAAGAATGAAAAAGACAATTATGAGCTTGTGGAGGAGAAAAAGAATGAGGATGTGGTGGAGAATGAT aagaatgaaaaaGACAATGATGGGCCTATGGAGGATAAGAAGAATGAGGATGTGGTGGAGGATGATGTGCTGAATAATGAGAATATAGAG GATGAGCTtgtggagaagaagaatgaaaaaGACAATGATGagcttgtggaggagaagaagaatggGGATGTGGTGGAGGATGATGTACTGAAGAATGAGAATATTGAG aagaatgaaaaaGACAATAATAGGCTTGTGGAGGATAAGAAGAATGAGGATGTGGTGGAGGATGATGTGTTgaataataagaatattgaT aatgaaaaagacAATGGTGGGCTTGTGGgggagaagaagaatgaggaTGTGGTGGAGGATGATGTGCTAAAGAATGAGAATATTGAG aatgaaaaagacAATGGTGGGCTTGTGGgggagaagaagaatgaggaTGTGGTGGAGGATGATGTGCTAAAGAATGAGAATATTGAG GATTGGTTtgtggagaagaagaatgaaaaaGACAATGATGGtcttgtggaggagaagaagaatgaggaTGTGGTGGAGGATGATGTGCcgaataatgaaaatattgag aagaagaatgaagatgTGGTGGAGGATGATGTGCTGAATAATGAGAATATTGAG GATGTgaatgagaaggtggaggatgtgAATGATAAAGACAATGTGGTCAATGAGAAGAAGGATGATGTGTTTGTACATAATTTGGAGAAGGAAGACATGCAAAAT AAAAAGaaggtggtgcagaagaaggtggaggaggatgTGTTTGTGGATAAGAAGGAAGAAAAAGTGCAGAATAAGAAGGTGGATGtggtggtgcagaagaaggaCAAGCAGAAGGTGGAGGAAGATGTGGTGGAATTGGACGATGCAACCCATGTCCAATTTAAGAGAAAAAGGTTGAGGTCGAAAGTACTACTTAATCCCTACACCGACCCTGATTGGAAAAAAATGAGG GTGGAGCTCTGTACTGGCACTGTAGGCTTTAAATTCTTCGATACAATGTTGAGAACAACTAGGTGGCTAACTGATGTAGAGATCAATGTCGGATGTGCTCTACAAAGAAAAAGAGCAATCACCTACCTTAAGACATACACGAAGAATTTCACCATCGTAGATTGTCATCTCGCCCCTTTGTTTACATCACAATATGCATGA
- the LOC124935329 gene encoding uncharacterized protein LOC124935329, whose protein sequence is MTCSCMVFDVSGLPCTHAIAVARTKKLDPYDFCSRYYSTEMWLNAYAETCYPVGDEEEWNISEIIKQRVYLKPPVKVKKGRSKTNRRSSQGETRKVQKRCNSCGGQGHNRATCKSVMPVPFTARVSSQQQHQPSSQQQHQPSFQQHVEWFYFHVWHLMIMLYE, encoded by the exons ATGACTTGTAGTTGTatggtatttgatgtatctggtcttccttgtactcatgccATAGCTGTTGCCCGTACAAAAAAATTGGATCCCTATGACTTCTGCTCAAG GTATTACTCAACTGAAATGtggttgaatgcatatgcggagacatgttatcctgtTGGCGATGAAGAAGAATGGAATATTTCGgaaattatcaaacaacgcgtCTATCTAAAACCACCTGTTAAGGTGAAGAAAGGGCGATCGAAAACAAAtcgtaggtcatcccaaggtgagaCTCGTAAGGTCCAAAAACGATGCAACTCATGTGGTGGTCAAGGTCAtaacagggcaacatgcaaatcagTGATGCCTGTACCATTTACTGCAAGAGTATCAtctcaacaacaacatcaaccaTCATCTCAGCAACAACATCAACCATCATTTCAGCAGCATGTTGAATGGTTCTATTTTCATGTGTGGCATTTGATGATAATGTTGTATGAATAA
- the LOC124922070 gene encoding calmodulin-binding protein 25-like: MASSSSPSSSHNLATIEPWMFRSSFPDSWISQSFERDNQTLTKALQVSLSTPHHLQTIPPSIPIPIQSPSPPGNAKRTLNPPIPLKKKSRKSKRAATTFIMADPENFRQMVQQVTGGGQVRPMNVPLLKPEPQRLFNLMQGCCLPTLDTSAFLLDDKYQPPPMAVSSSSPSLMNHSPAVNFDSFSCFPTLESWKVL; the protein is encoded by the coding sequence AtggcatcatcatcatcaccatcatcCTCTCACAATTTAGCTACAATCGAGCCATGGATGTTCCGTTCATCCTTTCCCGATTCCTGGATCTCACAATCATTCGAAAGAGATAACCAAACTCTCACCAAAGCACTCCAAGTTTCTCTCTCAACTCCCCACCACCTCCAAACCATTCCTCCATCTATCCCCATCCCAATTCAATCCCCATCTCCTCCTGGAAATGCAAAACGGACTCTTAACCCCCCTATCCCTCTTAAGAAGAAATCGCGTAAATCCAAGAGGGCTGCTACTACTTTTATCATGGCGGATCCGGAGAATTTCAGGCAGATGGTTCAACAAGTCACTGGTGGAGGACAGGTCCGACCGATGAATGTACCTTTGTTGAAGCCGGAACCACAAAGGTTGTTTAATTTGATGCAGGGATGTTGTTTACCCACTCTTGATACCTCGGCGTTTCTTCTCGATGATAAATATCAGCCGCCGCCGATGGCTGTTTCTTCGTCGTCGCCGTCGTTGATGAATCATTCGCCGGCGGTTAATTTTGACTCCTTTTCTTGCTTTCCCACCTTGGAGTCGTGGAAAGTTCTGTAA